The proteins below come from a single Cryptococcus gattii WM276 chromosome D, complete sequence genomic window:
- a CDS encoding Hypothetical Protein (Similar to TIGR gene model, INSD accession AAW43258.1) codes for MEVDPLYHVKQLFYQASYQACISEASEYPHTPSDDPSSLHRALYIARSHLALSSPSPSSAHAVLAPFLSLSPVPLSARAVDAFASFHEVEEDARVDKVEEIRDLVLECEDGSDEEEKTVRAIAATVFILVGENEEAVATLTEGAAKDDLECIAILVQLLLSLNRRDLAQATYNSAKKFGSDSMLIQAMEAWIGLKTGSQPLHQSYYFYEELYQLPNGRTAPVLASHAAAHLLLGHVDEAKADIVEASQSKAAQSSSDVLAVGASVGAEGFAEKLVTAAKQHPYALDLLEKDKLFDEAAAKYAVSA; via the exons ATGGAGGTAGACCCCTTATATCACGTTAAGCAGCTCTTTTACCAGG CCTCGTACCAAG CCTGTATTTCCGAAGCCTCCGAATATCCTCACACACCTTCAGACGATCCTTCATCACTTCATCGTGCCCTCTATATTGCACGCTCTCATCTTGCGCTTTCgtctccatctccctcaTCTGCTCATGCTGTCCTCGCACCCTTCCTTTCACTCTCACCCGTACCTCTTTCTGCACGTGCAGTTGACGCGTTCGCCTCTTTCCATGAAGTGGAGGAAGACGCCAGAGTGGACAAAGTAGAAGAGATCAGGGACTTAGTATTGGAATGTGAAGATGGAAGcgatgaggaggagaagacTGTAAGAGCCATTGCTGCGACCGTGTTTATCCTTGTTGGAGAGAACGAAGAGGCTGTGGCTACTTTGACAGAGGGCGCGGCTAAGGATGACCTGGAGTG TATCGCCATACTTGTCCAGCTGCTTCTTTCTCTCAATCGCCGAGATCTTGCGCAAGCTACTTACAACTCTGCCAAGAAATTTGGAAGTGACTCTATGCTTATTCAGGCTATGGAAGCTTGGATTGGACTCAAGACC GGATCTCAACCACTTCATCAATCCTACTACTTTTACGAGGAGCTTTATCAGCTTCCCAATGGCCGCACCGCTCCTGTTTTAGCTTCGCATGCTGCCGCACACCTTCTCCTTGGGCATGTTGATGAGGCCAAGGCCGATATTGTGGAAGCATCCCAGAGTAAGGCTGCCCAAAGTAGCAGCGATGTTCTGGCCGTTGGCGCTTCGGTTGGCGCGGAAGGCTTTGCGGA GAAACTGGTTACGGCCGCGAAGCAACATCCCTACGCCCTCGATCTCCTTGAAAAGGATAAGCTGTTCGACGAGGCTGCTGCCAAGTATGCGGTATCAGCATAG